TCATCTCTTTTTTTGTATCGATCAGCTCTAGCCAGTACTTGCTTTCTTTTGCCTCTTTCCTGCTTATCTTTATTCTCATTACAAAATCTTTTTTGCTCAAAGCTTCTTCTGCTTCAACATAGTTAGCGCCAACTGACCCAGAAGATCTAACAAGTTGGCGCGCATCTTCTGTATTTGCTATTGTTCTCGCTAAATCTTTTACAAAATCTCTTGTTCTTTTAGCAAATTTCTTAGTTCGCTCTCCTAGATCGTACTGTTTTGAATTTTGAGTTTCGGTCATTTTAAGTTTATTTAGAGTTTTGTGTTTTGGATTTAGGGTTTTCTTTATGTGTATTTCTATAATAGTGTTGCACTCAAAACTTCTTCAATACTTGTGATGCCATCTTCAATTTTCTTAATTCCAGTTTCAAGAAGTGTGCTCATGCCGTTTTTGGCTGCAGCCT
This sequence is a window from Candidatus Omnitrophota bacterium. Protein-coding genes within it:
- a CDS encoding four helix bundle protein, coding for MTETQNSKQYDLGERTKKFAKRTRDFVKDLARTIANTEDARQLVRSSGSVGANYVEAEEALSKKDFVMRIKISRKEAKESKYWLELIDTKKEMIQEKEALIQEAGELTKIFGAIVQKSK